The following coding sequences are from one Chelonoidis abingdonii isolate Lonesome George chromosome 4, CheloAbing_2.0, whole genome shotgun sequence window:
- the LOC116831616 gene encoding RLA class II histocompatibility antigen, DP beta chain-like produces MERGTGCCWSAGTSRRGEWLSWTHPHQHPALPQVEVPSPVVQRDEDSALVCCVRGFYPQHIAVSWLRDGQELNASFISAMRRGHRDGTFSLVTVYSFTPMERDLGDLFSCRAQHPLLNQSRQADFRIAFRAGGLEMGLRVLLWMLRVSLLLAVAMGGWLCCDTNSRPRKVRAEFAQWVPVME; encoded by the exons ATGGAGCGAGGGACCGGATGCTGCTGGTCAGCTGGTACTTCCAGGAGAGGAGAGTGGCTGAGTTGGACACATCCCCATCAGCACCCAG cGCTGCCGCAGGTCGAGGTGCCCAGCCCAGTGGTGCAGAGGGACGAGGACAGCGCCCTGGTGTGCTGCGTGCGGGGGTTTTACCCCCAGCACATCGCAGTGTCCTGGCTCCGGGACGGGCAGGAGCTAAACGCCTCCTTCATCTCTGCCATGCGCCGGGGGCACCGGGATGGGACCTTCAGCCTGGTAACTGTCTACAGCTTCACCCCCATGGAGCGGGATCTGGGGGATCTATTCTCCTGCCGGgcacagcaccctctgctgaACCAGTCCCGCCAGGCCGACTTCCGGATTGCCTTCAGGG CTGGCGGCCTGGAGATGGGGCTCAGAGTCCTGCTGTGGATGCTGCGAGTGTCACTGCTGCTGGCCGTGGCCATGGGGGGCTGGCTCTGCTGTGACACCAACAGCCGACCGAGGAAGGTGAGGGCTGAGTTTGCCCAGTGGGtgcctgtgatggagtag